A stretch of the Rhinoderma darwinii isolate aRhiDar2 chromosome 3, aRhiDar2.hap1, whole genome shotgun sequence genome encodes the following:
- the LOC142750326 gene encoding histone H2A-like, producing the protein MSERESLRGKSRATARSRTSRAGLKFPVGRIHRFLRKRNYGRRFSSDAPVFLAAVMEYMTAEILVGAGIAALRRNSCRITPRHLQLAMHRDVELDELLKNVIVAQGGIVPKIQAEPRWYVQINQRSPGI; encoded by the coding sequence atGTCAGAAAGAGAAAGTCTGAGAGGAAAGAGCAGAGCCACAGCCAGGAGCAGAACATCCAGGGCTGGCCTGAAGTTTCCAGTTGGCCGTATACACCGCTTTCTGAGGAAACGGAATTATGGCAGACGCTTCAGTTCTGATGCTCCAGTGTTCCTGGCCGCTGTGATGGAGTATATGACTGCAGAGATCCTGGTTGGCGCCGGCATCGCAGCCCTACGTCGTAATAGCTGCCGCATTACACCTCGTCACCTACAGCTGGCAATGCATCGAGATGTGGAGCTGGACGAGCTGCTTAAAAATGTCATCGTAGCGCAGGGAGGCATCGTGCCTAAGATCCAGGCCGAGCCCCGCTGGTACGTCCAGATAAACCAACGCTCTCCAGGCATCTAA
- the LOC142750327 gene encoding histone H2A-like, whose product MSERESLRGKRRATARSRTSRAGLKFPVGRIHRFLRKRNYGRRFSSDAPVFLAAVMEYMTAEILVGAGIAALRRNSCRITPRHLQLAMHRDVELDDLLKNVIIAQGGIVPKIQAEPRWYVQINQRSPGI is encoded by the coding sequence atGTCAGAAAGAGAAAGTCTGAGAGGAAAGAGAAGAGCCACAGCCAGGAGCAGAACATCCAGGGCTGGCCTGAAGTTTCCAGTTGGCCGTATACACCGCTTTCTGAGGAAACGGAATTATGGCAGACGCTTCAGTTCTGATGCTCCAGTGTTCCTGGCCGCTGTGATGGAGTATATGACTGCAGAGATCCTGGTTGGCGCCGGCATCGCAGCCCTACGTCGTAATAGCTGCCGCATTACACCTCGTCACCTACAGCTGGCAATGCATCGAGATGTGGAGCTGGACGATCTGCTTAAAAATGTCATCATAGCGCAGGGGGGCATCGTGCCTAAGATCCAGGCCGAGCCCCGCTGGTACGTCCAGATAAACCAACGCTCTCCAGGCATCTAA
- the LOC142750329 gene encoding histone H2A-like, with the protein MSERESLRGKRRATARSRTSRAGLKFPVGRIHRFLRKRNYGRRFSSDAPVFLAAVMEYMTAEILVGAGIAALRRNSCRITPRHLQLAMHQDVELDELLKNVIIAQGGIVPKIQAEPRWYVQINQRSPGI; encoded by the coding sequence atGTCAGAAAGAGAAAGTCTGAGAGGAAAGAGAAGAGCCACAGCCAGGAGCAGAACATCCAGGGCTGGCCTGAAGTTTCCAGTTGGCCGTATACACCGCTTTCTGAGGAAACGGAATTATGGCAGACGCTTCAGTTCTGATGCTCCAGTGTTCCTGGCCGCTGTGATGGAGTATATGACTGCAGAGATCCTGGTTGGCGCCGGCATCGCAGCCCTACGTCGTAATAGCTGCCGCATTACACCTCGTCACCTACAGCTGGCAATGCATCAAGATGTGGAGCTGGACGAGCTGCTTAAAAATGTCATCATAGCGCAGGGGGGCATCGTGCCTAAGATCCAGGCCGAGCCCCGCTGGTACGTCCAGATAAACCAACGCTCTCCAGGCATCTAA